The stretch of DNA TAGCTTCTTCATTGAAACGACGAGTTTGTGCATCACAAACTCCAGTATCAATAGAAGGAACAACGCTGATAATGCGCTTTTGTCCTTTAGAATTATCTAATGTCACTTCTGATAAATCATTTGCTAAAACAGAGAAATTAGGAGCTTGATCCCCAACTTTAACTTCAGTTCCTAATAACGTAACTTGATTACCTTTAAATGTAATATTTGCCATGAAAAATTCCTCCTTTAAGAAAAATATGTACAGTGTTAATGATAGCGTTCCACCTATGTTTTTGCAATAATTGTGAACTTTCGCGTTAAAAAATATTATACATAGAAAAAGTTAACTGGAATCCAGTTAACTTTTAAAATTCTAAATCCTGTTTCGGCTTAAATTGATTAGGATTGTTTTGTTGAAATTGACCATTTTGTTGCTGGTTTTGTTGGTTTTTTTGCTTGTTATTATTCATCATTTGTTGTACTTTTTCTACCGCTTGTGGTGCTAAATCTAAGATTTTCTCTAATAAATGTGTATTTTCATCTAAATGAAGCATTCTTACACCTGAAGAGCTAACAACTAGGAATGCAATAGGTGTAATAGAAACACCACCACCACTACCTCCACCAAAAGGAAGTTGACTATTGTTTCCATCTTGTTTCTCTGGTCCAGACCCTTGTTGACTTTTAAATTCACTACCTCCAGCTGCAAAACCAAATCCTACTTTAGAAACAGTTAATATAACACTTCCATCAGGAGTTTCTACAGGATCTCCAATGATTGTATTTACATCAATCATATCCTTTAGATTTTCCATTGCAGTTGTCATTAAACTTTTAATTGGATGTTCAGACATGTTGATCCTCCTTTAATTTACATTGTTTGTTGTTCTTCTTTCTTAGAAAGCTTTGATAAAGGACGTGTTTTAAAGTTCGGCATGCCGCCCTTCCAGTATTTTACGATTCTTATGCCTGCCAGTATAGCATTCCCTACACGAAACCGAATCATACCCTTTAATAATGTTTGAGAAGTAAATTGTTGGAAATAAGGTGTTACCGTAATTATCGGAGTAGTTTGTAATATCATCTTGTTGCCAATAATGCCCACTACGCCACCTTTAACACTCCAAATAGTTCCAACTAACATACCTGTATAAGCTGCATCTCCAACCCCAATATTGGTATGCCATTCAAAATGCTTTACTTCTATTTTTGCCATAAACCTTCTAATTATTTCATGCATTCCAACAACATGACGAACAAGTTGATACGTATCCTCAATACTTTGCCATATTTCTTTTGGAGAAAAGCTCTTTTCTTTACTTTTTTGCTGAGCATCTCCCATTTTTGTTTTTTCTTGAACTACGACAGAACCAGTATCCTTCTCTAACTTAACTAGGGGGACATCTACTGTATATCGTATTAGGCCAAAAAGCGCTCTAAATTTTATCGTTAATTGGTCATTATCTTGTTCGTGTTGAAAAAATATGTTAACGGTTATTTTCGTTATGGTTAATAAAAAAATAAATAGGATAAGTATGACGAATAGGACTATAACAATCCACCACCACATAAAAGACACACCCCTTCCATTGTCCATTATTTCCCTGTTAAACAAAAATAAACCTACTTCTGTAAAGAAGCAGGTTTATACTTTTATCTTTCATGTATGACTGTTGTTTCGCCAATAAAATCATGTATTCCTTGTTTTTTCCCGGTAAAAGCTACAACGGCATATAGAAGAGTAGTGAAAAAATTGAACGTAATAATAAATCTTCCTACTCCTTCACGAAATAACACGGACACCCAACTTAAATTACTTTGTTTTAACGGAATTACTTTTAGGCCAAATATCATTTTACCAAGAGTTTGACTCCATACTTTCGTCATAACGATAAAATATCCATACCAAATAATCGCTGTTGCAATTGAAGAAGGAGAGAACATAAAACTACTTGAAGTAGAAATGTCTAACATTTGAAAAATAGGATGAATAATAATTCTACCGATACTTGCAATAATGATAAGATCGAAACTGTATGCCCAAAACCTCATCCAAAAGCCAGCATATCTAAAGTCCTTTTTCTCGTCATTTAATTGTCGTTCTTCTTCTAATAGCACATTCTTTTCGTCATCATTTATTTTTTGAAATTCACTCACTATATTCCCCTCCTACTCTGCATACAAATACATCAACCTTGGTGCATTAGGTTGAGAAAATAGTGTTGACAGCAACTGCATTTCGGCATTTTGCTGGAATAAAGAACTTGTTTTCATTAGAAATAATGAACCTAAGCCGATATTTTCTTGATATTGGACAACTTGGACATTACCTAGCTTATAATCATCTTTTAAAGCATCAAGAACATCGTCATAGTACCCTAATTCATCAACTAAATTTATATCTTTTGCTTGAACACCATCATAAATTCGTCCATCTGCTACTTGGCGCACTTCTGCTTCACTCATATTTCTTCCGTCTACAATAACATCAACGAATCGACTATACATGGAATCTACCATATCTTGTAATATGCTCCGTTCACTTTCGGTCATATCACGCGTTTGCGATAAAATATCTTTATATTCACCACTTTTTATCGTTTCAAATTTTACTCCATATCTCTCTGCAAGCTCTCCAAAGTTTATCCCTTGCATAATAACACCAATTGAACCTGTTAATGTTTCCGGCGTTGCAAAAATTTTGTCTGCTGGCGCAGATATATAGTACCCTCCTGAAGCAGCCATTGATCCCATCGAAATATATATCGGTTTATCTGTTTCCTCTTTTATTTCTACTAATTTCCTATGTATTTCAGCACTCTCATAAACTCCACCACCAGGAGTATTTACTTTTAATATAATACCTTTTACTCCATCATCTTCTTTCGCTTGATCTAACATTTTAAGAAATTTTCGATGTTGATAACCAGACGTCATAAATAAGGATTCTCCAGTATCCTGTATCACCCCATTTAGTTCCATTACTAACACTTTACGATTAATATTACCGTTTTCTAACACCTTTTCCATAAATACTTCTTCTGTATTAAATAAATCAGTAGCTAACGCATTACTAAGCCCTTCTGATTTCGAAGTTGCCATAGATGTAATAATGGATACAAAAAATAATAATCCTGCAATTCCTAAAGCTAACCATCGTTTTCCACTCATTTTACGTTCCTCCCCTTTTATTTTTGATTTTTTTCATAAAGAAACAAATAAACCCACATTATAAAATTGTACTAAAAAGTTCGCAAAATTGGTAATAACATCTATGTTAAAGTTAAGATAAGTTTAAAAATAGGAGGTAATTCACATGCCAAATCGCCGCAACGTTTACTTTTTTTATAAACCAGAAGAAAAGTATGAACAAAAGGTCCAATCTATCTTTCAACTTGCCAAACAATATGATTTTACAATCGTAAACGATTATCGTAAAGCGAATATTATCGTTGCAATAGGAGGAGACGGAACCTTCCTCCAAGCAGTACATAAAACAGGATTTAAAGATGACTGTTTATATGCTGGTATTGCCACAGGAGAAACTTTAAGCTTTTATTGTGATTTCCATATTGATGATACTGAAAAAATAGTAGAAGCAATTACAAGTGAACAAATTGAAGTTAGAAGATATCCTTTTATTAATGTTACGATTGATGGTAATACAAAGTTTCAATGTTTGAATGAATGTACTGTACGGTCTGGTATTATTAAAACTTTTGTTGTAGAAGTTTTTATAGATGACTTGCACTTTGAAACTTTCCGCGGCGACGGTATGATTGTATCCACTCCTACCGGAAGCACTGCCTACAATAAATCAGTTCGTGGTGCTGTCGTCGATCCTATGCTATCTAGTATACAAGTAAGTGAGCTTGCATCATTAAATAACAACCACTATCGAACTCTCGGCTCTCCATTCATCCTATCTGGTGAGCGAAAATTAACACTGGAAGTAGTTCAAGATGGAAACGATTACCCGGTCATCGGCTTAGATAATGAAGCATTAGGAATTAGAAACGTACAAAAGTTAGAAATCTCATTAAGTGATACAAAAATAAAAACAGTTAAATTAAAAGACAATTCTTTCTGGGAAAAAGTTAGAAGAACATTTTTATAGAATTTAGTAGGCATTGATGCAAGTAGGTTTTTGCACGTAAGCAGATTATACTCATGATTACTTTACCGGTAACTCTCCATAAAACAAGTACAAAAAGGAGCAAATTGCTCCTTTTTATGCTTCATACATCACTTCACCATTTACTACCGTTCTTTTCACTTTCACGTGAGGAATTTGATCCTCCTCTACTTTAAAAAGGTCATCCTCTAACACTGTAAAATCCGCATAATAACCTGGGGCAATAAAACCTTGTACTTTTTCGTTTCCAACAGCTTGAGCGCTTCCTTTTGTAAACAAACTAATTGCTTCAAACATCGTTAACTTCTCATGTTCCCCATACACTTTCCCAGTTGGATCATTTTCTGCTTTTCTACTAACCGCTGCATATATACCTAAAAGTGGATCGACAGGTTCAATTGGCGCATCTGAACCACCAGCACATATAAAACCTTCTTGTAGTAATGTTTTCCATGCATAGCTATATTCCATTCTTTCTTCTCCAAGCCTCTCCAAGATCCAAGGAAAATCCGAAGCGACAAATCTCGGTTGAATGTCTAAAATAACTGGTAATAACTTTGCACGTTTAATTAACTCTTTCCTTAAAATTTGGGCGTGTATTAAACGGTCCTTTTCACCAACAGGCGCAGGAAACATACTTATAGCATCTAACGCATATTCAAAGGCTAAGTCGCCAATTGTATGAATTGCGATAGGCATATGATAATTTCTTGCCTTTTCTACTAGACGAAATAAATCTTCTTTCGAATGGATTGCAACACCGCTACTTTTAGGTGCATCCTTATATGGTTCACTCAATAATGCCGTTCTGCCACCTAATGCTCCATCTGCAAAGATTTTCATTGCACCAAACGTTATAAAAGCAGTGCTTTCTTTATATCGATAACCTTCTTGCTGCATATCATCGACAACCTCATGATGGACTAATAAGTTTACTCGATAATGTAGGCCATCTTGTTCGATGACTTGTTTAAACGTTTCATATGTATCGTGAAAGCTCCCATAATAGGCTAAGTCCTCACTATGACTGCCAACTAATCCTTTACTTAAGCAATCTTTAATGGATGTTTGTAAAGCTTTATATAAATATGTTTGGGTTGATTTTGGAATTATATTTTTAACTAATTCTTGCGCTTGATCTAGTAATAATCCAGTAGGCTCTCCATTTCCATCTTTCACAATAACTCCACCTTCTGGATTTGGTGTATCTTTTGTAATATTCGCTAACGATAAAGCCTTGCTGTTAACTAATATTGCATGACGACAAATTCTTGATAAAACCATGGGATTTATTGGAGCAATTTCATCCAACTCGCCTCGATTAAATATTTTTCTATTTGTAAAATTGTTTTCATTCCAACCTTCCCCAAATACCCAATCATTTGGAGAGGTTTTTTGCACTTTATATTTTAAAGCGCTCAACAGTTCTTCTGGCGATAAAAATGTCGATAAATCTAATCGTAATAATTTTTCACCATGGCCAATTAAATGCATATGGCTATCTGTGAACCCTGGAAACATTACTTCTCCTTGAAGATTTATCTTTTCATCAATTGTACTTGAATACTTTTTTATTAAATTGTTATAACTACCAACATCTTTAACAAAGCCATTTTCAACATATAACGCCTCCACTGTTTCCCCTTCATTTAACATTGTGTAAATTTTACCACCGTACCAAATAGTTCCCATAGCCATCTCCCTTTTCATTACCTTTTCGATTCGCCTTATTTTTTATTTTATCAATTATCGCTTCCCTTTTTCTACTAAATCTCAACAAAAAACCCCTTACCTTTCACACATGCAGTGATGGTAAGGGATTATTCATTATCCTTTTTGTTCATTAGATATTTTAGCGTGTTTCGGTTCGTTTCTACGTTTTCTTCCTTGTTTTTGCTGTTGCTTATGAACTTGATTTTGCTCTTTCATTCTAAAGTTCCCCCATTTAATAAATATTTTTGAGCGAAACGAAAGGTGGGGTTTCCCCCACCTTATAGCCATTATTATTAGAATGAACTTCCGCCTAATTGTTGTTCAGCCATTTGAACTAAACGTTTTGTAATTTCTCCACCAACAGAACCGTTAGCGCGAGAAGTTGCATCAGGACCAAGTTGAACACCGAATTCAGAAGCGATTTCGTATTTCATTTGGTCAAGAGCTTGTTGTACACCAGGAACTAATAATTGGTTTGAATTGTTGTTGTTTGCCATGTGTTATCACCTCCTTGTGAGTATAGAATGTGTAAAAACACATGGCATCATTCCAACAATTCAGTGGTAATTGATTACAATTTTTACTTAAAATTCATGAACGTGAATTAAAACAAGTCTGACAAGGCATCGTCCGCTTCCAACGAATCTGATGTAATTGTTATCGTCTCGGTTTTCGCAACAGCTTCTTGAATGTACTGTTCCATGTTTTCAAAGAAGCTTTCATAATACGAAACTTTCTCTAATTTTGGTTTTGTTTTTGGTGCTGCAGGTGTAAAAATAGTACAGCAATCCTCAAATGGGCGTTTAGAAATGTCATACGTATCTATTTTGCGAGCAATTGCAGTAATTTCTGTTTTATCCATCGTAATTAACGGTCTGATTATCGGCGTGGATGTGACATCATTAATAGCAAACATACTCTCTAACGTTTGACTTGCAACTTGCCCTAAACTTTCACCTGTAATAATTGCTAAACCTTGCTCTTTTCTTCTTAGTTCATCGGTAATTTTTAACATAAAACGTCGAGTCGAAGTCATCGTATAATTACTTGGAACTTGTTTCTGAATGGCAACTTGTATTTCAGTAAATGGAACAATATGCAACTTAATAGTGGAACCGTATTGTGTTAACTTTTTAACCAAATCAATTACTTTTTGTTTCGCCCGCTCACTAGTATATGGTGGACTAAAGAAGTGAACTGCATGTAGTTCTACTCCACGCTTCATCGCAAAGTATCCTGCTACCGGACTATCAATTCCACCTGATAACATTAGCATTCCTCTACCACTAGTACCAACAGGAAGTCCGCCTGCTCCAGGGATATCTTTGCTCGTAATATAAGTAGCGTCTTGTCTTACTTCAACCCTCATATTAATATCTGGATTTTTCACATCAACCGTTAAATTATCTGTATTGACTAACACATGTGAACCAATTGCATAGTTTAACTCATTTGTTTCTAATTCAAATTGTTTATAAGAACGTTTTACAGAGACTTTAAAAGTTTTCCCTTCATAATCCATATCTTTTATAGCAGCTAGTGCACCATCCTTCATAGCTTGTACATCGGTTTTCACCTTCATCGCTATACTAAAAGATTGTATCCCAAATATTTTTTTAACTTTTTCTATTATAGCGTCATGTGGTTCGCCATTTAATACGATAAAAATACGATCACGAGTTTTTTGTAATTGTATACTCGGGAATTCTTTTAAAGCTTGCTTTATATGGCTACTTAATGTTCTTATAAATAAATTTCTATTTCTCCCTTTTGTTGATAACTCACCAAAGCGAATCAAAATGTGATCATATGTCATGTTATAACCTCGTTACTTGTTGAATTTGTTTGATTGATTTCGTTAAAACTTCTAAAAACAGCTTCGCTTCTTCCATTGTATTGCTGTAAGATAAGCTAACCCGTAATGCTGTTTCTGCCTCTTCCTTTGGCTTTCCCATCGCAATTAATGTTTTACTAGGGGCCTTTCTTTTTGATGAACAGGCTGATGTTGTAGAAACAAAAATATTTTCTTTTCCTAACGAATGAATTAGCACTTCTGCTTTAATGCCTGGAACAGAGAAGTTCACAATATGCGGTGCTGATTTTGTAGGTGTATTTACAATAACATCTGGAACAGTTAGCAAATTGTTTATTAAATATGTTTTTATTTCCATTAACTTATTACTTTCAAGTTTAAACTTTTCAAGTGACAACCTTAATGCTTTAGCCATTGAAACGATACCTGCTACATTTTCAGTGCCTGATCGTAACGTTAATTCTTGATTCCCCCCGCCAAACAAAGGTGATAGTTTAGTGCCTTGTTTTATATATAAAATCCCATTTCCTTTTAAGCCGTGGAACTTATGTGCAGACATTGTACACAAATCAATATAACTATTTTTAAAATTCAGCGGTACTTTCGTAATCCCTTGTACATGGTCGACATGGTATATAGCCGAGGAATGTGCTTTTATTATTTTACCTATTTCTTCAACAGGTTGAACTACTCCAGTTTCATTATTCACATGAATAATAGAAACTAAAATCGTGTCGGGACGCAAACTTTCTTTTAACACATCAAGCGAAACAAGTCCATCTTCTGTCACAGGTAAATACGTAATTTCAAATCCTAATTGTTCTAGCTGCTGGCACGCTTCACTTACAGATGGATGCTCAATTTCTGTTGTAACAATGTGTCTACCACGTTGCTCATTTCTTAAGGCTGTACCTTTAATGGCGATATTATTTCCTTCGGTACCACCGGACGTAAAAATAATCTCTTTAGAATGAACATTTAACAGTTTCGCAACTGATTCTCTAGCTTGCTGTAACAATTTTTCAGCATCTCCTCCGAAGCGATGTAGAGAGGAAGGGTTACTAAAGTAATCATCTGCTACTTTTATATATGATTGAAGTACTTCTTCATAAGGTTTTGTTGTTGCACTATTATCTAAATATATCAATGCAAAACCCCCAGTTTTCAAGCTTTTTCGCAACTATTAATACTAACATATTTACACTAATGATGAAAGAAAAGATTCATTAGTGTTTAGAAAGAATAATCCTTTTCTTAAGTATTAAATAATAATACAAAGATTACATACTAATTAAAAGAAAAAGAATAATTTTTCGACAAATTTCTTCACTTCTATGGTAATATGTAAACGGATACATTTTATTATACATCTTAGGGGGACAACGATGAGCAATAATCAATTTTCGAAAAAGGATGTTTTTATCCTTGGCCTCATGCTCTTTGCATTATTTTTAGGAGCAGGTAATTTGATATTCCCACCTCTATTAGGTCAGTCTGCTGGAACAAATATTTGGATTGCAGTTATTGGTTTTTTAATTACAGGTGTGGGATTACCTTTATTAGGGGTACTAGCGATTGCATTTTCTGGAGGGGACTTACAAGTTCTTGCCAATCGGGTAAACCCTACTTTTGGCATCATTTTCACAATGATTATGTACTTAGCTATTGGGCCATTTTTTGGAATACCACGAACTGGCACAGTCGCATTTGAAATTGGTGCAGTTCCTTTTTTACCTGATGGAAATAATGCCCTTGCATTATTAATATATACACTAATCTTTTTTAGTATTTCTTATTATTTAGCTTTAAATCCAACAAAATTAGTAAGTCGCATCGGAAAAATATTAACCCCGATATTATTAGTTGTCATAGGAATCCTTGTATTTAAAAGTATTTTAACTCCGATGGGAACGATTGGTACACCAACTGAAACGTATGCAACTAATCCATTTTTCACAGGCTTTATTGAAGGTTATTTAACAATGGATACTATTGCTGCACTTGTGTTCGGAATTGTTATTATTTCTTCCATTCGGGACCGAGGAATTACT from Sutcliffiella cohnii encodes:
- the ytfJ gene encoding GerW family sporulation protein: MSEHPIKSLMTTAMENLKDMIDVNTIIGDPVETPDGSVILTVSKVGFGFAAGGSEFKSQQGSGPEKQDGNNSQLPFGGGSGGGVSITPIAFLVVSSSGVRMLHLDENTHLLEKILDLAPQAVEKVQQMMNNNKQKNQQNQQQNGQFQQNNPNQFKPKQDLEF
- a CDS encoding DUF2953 domain-containing protein, encoding MWWWIVIVLFVILILFIFLLTITKITVNIFFQHEQDNDQLTIKFRALFGLIRYTVDVPLVKLEKDTGSVVVQEKTKMGDAQQKSKEKSFSPKEIWQSIEDTYQLVRHVVGMHEIIRRFMAKIEVKHFEWHTNIGVGDAAYTGMLVGTIWSVKGGVVGIIGNKMILQTTPIITVTPYFQQFTSQTLLKGMIRFRVGNAILAGIRIVKYWKGGMPNFKTRPLSKLSKKEEQQTM
- a CDS encoding RDD family protein; the encoded protein is MSEFQKINDDEKNVLLEEERQLNDEKKDFRYAGFWMRFWAYSFDLIIIASIGRIIIHPIFQMLDISTSSSFMFSPSSIATAIIWYGYFIVMTKVWSQTLGKMIFGLKVIPLKQSNLSWVSVLFREGVGRFIITFNFFTTLLYAVVAFTGKKQGIHDFIGETTVIHER
- the sppA gene encoding signal peptide peptidase SppA, which produces MSGKRWLALGIAGLLFFVSIITSMATSKSEGLSNALATDLFNTEEVFMEKVLENGNINRKVLVMELNGVIQDTGESLFMTSGYQHRKFLKMLDQAKEDDGVKGIILKVNTPGGGVYESAEIHRKLVEIKEETDKPIYISMGSMAASGGYYISAPADKIFATPETLTGSIGVIMQGINFGELAERYGVKFETIKSGEYKDILSQTRDMTESERSILQDMVDSMYSRFVDVIVDGRNMSEAEVRQVADGRIYDGVQAKDINLVDELGYYDDVLDALKDDYKLGNVQVVQYQENIGLGSLFLMKTSSLFQQNAEMQLLSTLFSQPNAPRLMYLYAE
- a CDS encoding NAD kinase, whose product is MPNRRNVYFFYKPEEKYEQKVQSIFQLAKQYDFTIVNDYRKANIIVAIGGDGTFLQAVHKTGFKDDCLYAGIATGETLSFYCDFHIDDTEKIVEAITSEQIEVRRYPFINVTIDGNTKFQCLNECTVRSGIIKTFVVEVFIDDLHFETFRGDGMIVSTPTGSTAYNKSVRGAVVDPMLSSIQVSELASLNNNHYRTLGSPFILSGERKLTLEVVQDGNDYPVIGLDNEALGIRNVQKLEISLSDTKIKTVKLKDNSFWEKVRRTFL
- a CDS encoding amidohydrolase; translation: MGTIWYGGKIYTMLNEGETVEALYVENGFVKDVGSYNNLIKKYSSTIDEKINLQGEVMFPGFTDSHMHLIGHGEKLLRLDLSTFLSPEELLSALKYKVQKTSPNDWVFGEGWNENNFTNRKIFNRGELDEIAPINPMVLSRICRHAILVNSKALSLANITKDTPNPEGGVIVKDGNGEPTGLLLDQAQELVKNIIPKSTQTYLYKALQTSIKDCLSKGLVGSHSEDLAYYGSFHDTYETFKQVIEQDGLHYRVNLLVHHEVVDDMQQEGYRYKESTAFITFGAMKIFADGALGGRTALLSEPYKDAPKSSGVAIHSKEDLFRLVEKARNYHMPIAIHTIGDLAFEYALDAISMFPAPVGEKDRLIHAQILRKELIKRAKLLPVILDIQPRFVASDFPWILERLGEERMEYSYAWKTLLQEGFICAGGSDAPIEPVDPLLGIYAAVSRKAENDPTGKVYGEHEKLTMFEAISLFTKGSAQAVGNEKVQGFIAPGYYADFTVLEDDLFKVEEDQIPHVKVKRTVVNGEVMYEA
- a CDS encoding alpha/beta-type small acid-soluble spore protein yields the protein MANNNNSNQLLVPGVQQALDQMKYEIASEFGVQLGPDATSRANGSVGGEITKRLVQMAEQQLGGSSF
- the thiI gene encoding tRNA uracil 4-sulfurtransferase ThiI; translated protein: MTYDHILIRFGELSTKGRNRNLFIRTLSSHIKQALKEFPSIQLQKTRDRIFIVLNGEPHDAIIEKVKKIFGIQSFSIAMKVKTDVQAMKDGALAAIKDMDYEGKTFKVSVKRSYKQFELETNELNYAIGSHVLVNTDNLTVDVKNPDINMRVEVRQDATYITSKDIPGAGGLPVGTSGRGMLMLSGGIDSPVAGYFAMKRGVELHAVHFFSPPYTSERAKQKVIDLVKKLTQYGSTIKLHIVPFTEIQVAIQKQVPSNYTMTSTRRFMLKITDELRRKEQGLAIITGESLGQVASQTLESMFAINDVTSTPIIRPLITMDKTEITAIARKIDTYDISKRPFEDCCTIFTPAAPKTKPKLEKVSYYESFFENMEQYIQEAVAKTETITITSDSLEADDALSDLF
- a CDS encoding cysteine desulfurase family protein, which produces MIYLDNSATTKPYEEVLQSYIKVADDYFSNPSSLHRFGGDAEKLLQQARESVAKLLNVHSKEIIFTSGGTEGNNIAIKGTALRNEQRGRHIVTTEIEHPSVSEACQQLEQLGFEITYLPVTEDGLVSLDVLKESLRPDTILVSIIHVNNETGVVQPVEEIGKIIKAHSSAIYHVDHVQGITKVPLNFKNSYIDLCTMSAHKFHGLKGNGILYIKQGTKLSPLFGGGNQELTLRSGTENVAGIVSMAKALRLSLEKFKLESNKLMEIKTYLINNLLTVPDVIVNTPTKSAPHIVNFSVPGIKAEVLIHSLGKENIFVSTTSACSSKRKAPSKTLIAMGKPKEEAETALRVSLSYSNTMEEAKLFLEVLTKSIKQIQQVTRL
- the brnQ gene encoding branched-chain amino acid transport system II carrier protein, whose protein sequence is MSNNQFSKKDVFILGLMLFALFLGAGNLIFPPLLGQSAGTNIWIAVIGFLITGVGLPLLGVLAIAFSGGDLQVLANRVNPTFGIIFTMIMYLAIGPFFGIPRTGTVAFEIGAVPFLPDGNNALALLIYTLIFFSISYYLALNPTKLVSRIGKILTPILLVVIGILVFKSILTPMGTIGTPTETYATNPFFTGFIEGYLTMDTIAALVFGIVIISSIRDRGITDKKTIATLCMKAGIIAAIGLTIVYASLAFLGATSLQAIGEASNGGVILSRSANYLFGSFGALILGLAITFACLTTSVGLISACSKFFEKTFPTISYKAFVAIFSLFSMAVANVGLDLLISISLPVLITIYPLAIVLIVLSFLRLNNPSTVYIFSLIFTACISIVDGLTTAGIHLPTINAILSFLPLFEEGVGWLFPAIIGALIGYILSRKKLY